The sequence below is a genomic window from Methanocellales archaeon.
ACTATGGTCTGATTTTAGCGAAAATTTACGCATCATATACAGACATACTCCTACATTTCAATCCCACTATGGTCTGATTTTAGCTGAAATAAACAAAATTAATAAGACGTGCCGTTTATCATTTCAATCCCACTATGGTCTGATTTTAGCCCAGCCGCCATGCCCGATTAAATGTGGCCAATAAGCACCAAATAGATGTAAATTCGTTCAATTATTTAAAGCATTACCAACATCTTTCGTGGTTCTTTATAAATGGGTTACAAAATGAGAGATCCCCGAAAATGATTTCATATGATTTCGGATATTTCTACCTTGCTTGTCCCTAATTCAATGGTTTGCAGAAATTTATCGCTCCTCAAAATGTAAATTCTCACCGAATCCTCAGCCTCATCGATCAAATCTTTAATTCTGTCCTCTATGACCTTTAATTCTACCTTTGTTAGCTCCCCCTCGAAAACAGAATTCTGGACCCAGTTTAGGTACTGCTTCAAAAATATCCTGACCTTATTCACCCGATCCACATTCACGTCATACACCACAATAACGTACATCCTACCACCACATCACGAGAGGTTTGTACTTATGCGTTCCCAATACGTGCTTCACCAACTTATATAGCTCCAATCGGATGAGGCGTTGATATGAGACTTCTCTGCCGAGACCTTTGTGCTTAATGGTCGTCGATAACCTATCGTGATAGTTTTGGAGAAAGAGCTTTTTACCGGCATCAGACAAAAACATGTCGCCCAGCTCGCCCACGAAATGCGAGTCGTCAAGCATCTTCTTGTTGACGAGTTTGAAGATGACCCTGTCAACGATGATCGGCTTGAAGATTTCTGCAACGTCTAAAGACAGTGAAAACCTTCTCTCAAAAGGCTCATGAAGGTATGAGATCGTGGGATTTAGTTGAGTGTTATAGATTTCCGTGAGCACCGTTCCATACATCAGAGAATTGCCAAAAGATATGAGGGTGTTCGTCTTGTTGTTCGGCGGCCGTTTGACCCGCTCGCCCATCTTAAATTCCTCAGGGAATATCTTATCGATAGCATCATAATACGTGTCGCGTATGTGTCCTTCGACGCCCATGAGTTCCGGAATGTTATTATACTCTTCGATTTTTGGGAGTTCACGTTCAATTCTCCTGATATGGGTCTCAATCGATGGATTAGAGCTGCAATAATACCTGAGATTCTTCAGGATGTTCTGTGCTGCACCCTCAACGAATCTTTTTGCGAGATAGAGGCGTTTATTGGCATCAAGGTGGTGCTCTGCCTGATGGATGGTGACGTCACCAGCTACCAAGGTTT
It includes:
- the cas1b gene encoding type I-B CRISPR-associated endonuclease Cas1b, yielding MKTNYYITKDGVLRRKENTIYFINKEEKRALPISKIYAIYAYGNLSFTSGVVSYLSRQGVPIHFFNNYGFYEGSLYPRETLVAGDVTIHQAEHHLDANKRLYLAKRFVEGAAQNILKNLRYYCSSNPSIETHIRRIERELPKIEEYNNIPELMGVEGHIRDTYYDAIDKIFPEEFKMGERVKRPPNNKTNTLISFGNSLMYGTVLTEIYNTQLNPTISYLHEPFERRFSLSLDVAEIFKPIIVDRVIFKLVNKKMLDDSHFVGELGDMFLSDAGKKLFLQNYHDRLSTTIKHKGLGREVSYQRLIRLELYKLVKHVLGTHKYKPLVMWW
- the cas2 gene encoding CRISPR-associated endonuclease Cas2; this encodes MYVIVVYDVNVDRVNKVRIFLKQYLNWVQNSVFEGELTKVELKVIEDRIKDLIDEAEDSVRIYILRSDKFLQTIELGTSKVEISEII